A stretch of DNA from Carya illinoinensis cultivar Pawnee chromosome 12, C.illinoinensisPawnee_v1, whole genome shotgun sequence:
AgaatcatgaaaaaaaatgtagaaaaataaaaataagatgatacACGACCATCATAATTAAGATTTCACCTGGACCCATTAGTTAAGTTTCTGAATCATAATTTCAAGAATGGCCATTTGTCATGTACCAAAGGAAATTTAGTGCAAGGCAAAAAATCCACAAGTACAAATTATATAACATGAGAAAACTGCGCTATATAATTACAGAAGTTCTGGCTTATTTACACACAGAGAGCTGCCTATGTGATGTTATTTGCAAGGAACAAACAAAGAGAGAGACAGGAGACCAACCAAAGAACTATATCTGTTTCTTCCAGAGATCGATTCTGCTTAACCCATGTAGCCAATCCTTCATCAACACGTGGATTTTGATTGGGGAACTCTCCTCCAGGAAACATTTCATCATGGGCATATTGTGTAACCCAAAGATTATGCTTCAAGAAAGCGGCTCTTCTCAAAAATTTAGCCTCTGAACCAGCTAATGGCAAACAGTTCGAACCAGGTACGAGTTTGTAGCCTGTTAACTGTCCAGTGCGATTGACAGTTCTTGTATTCCTTACCTGGAGTATAAATTATACAGATTGTCAATTAATGGAAACAAGTAGCTCTAAATCCGGCAATGTAAGAGGGTATAATTCAATTTTTAGCACAAATTAGGTCAGCCCAGACTAATGTCTAGTGTGGACAAAGTCCAAAATCCTAGATAAGCTCAACTAGAGCCAAACATTCCAGCATcccattatattaatttgtctTGACAGTATCATATAGACactataaaatgttaaaatatttgcTATGACAGTATTTGCACCTGATACCACACATTCATATGCTGATACCTAGAATTTAATTGCTataattgggtttttttttttttttttgttggggggggggggggggggggggggggggggaatataTTTTCACAAGCATTTGTTATGACAATATTTGTACCCGATGTCATGTTGTTATAGGTTACTACCTAGAAATTATATGCTAAAAGCAATTTGCAAGCCTAAAATATTTACTAAAAATTTGTTATGACAATATATAACATACAGTAAGCTATTACCTAAAGCTGAATTTGATTGCTTTAGGTTGGTTGACTAGGCCTTCGCCAGGGCTGGCAAGAAAACTAGATATCATAAAGCCCAGTCAGTTTTCAGGACAACATAGCTCACAAAATTTGTTTAGGCGGATTAAACATACATCAGGGATGAGACAGTCGCTTCTAAAATTCCTACCAACTACAAATTCATtctgaaagcaagaaaaaaaatctttactttttttaagttgtacaaaacaaataaatatcatTAAAGATAGTGTCCAAAATTGCACAATAACTTTTtgacaagtaaaataaaattttattaaaaaaaaaagtaacaaggCATAGCCCAATTATGCGGAGTATAAAGGAGAGAATGCAAAACTGCTCAATAAATGACATAGAATTAAAGAATTCAAAAGCTCTAAAAGCAAGATAGGGATGTCTTACAATCCAATGGCGAGCAGTGTAAGGATCACAATCACGCATTGCTTCCATCTCAGATTTGAGCAGTCTCTCTTCAGCATAGAATGCATTATTGTGAACATTGTTCTCTCCAGGTTCCTCAACTTTGACATTCACCTCTACAACCTACAAAACGGAGGGACAAAAAATCTGATATCATGAAGCAAACAACAAAAAAGCACTTTTTCGATCTACAGTTTCTTACAAACAAGAATAAGAATCCATTACAGAGATTTTGATTTGTGGGGAGTAAGCCCTGTTGCTTACAACCAATATTTCCCATACTAGATTCTTTTTGCAGACTACTGAGCTTTATTTCTaaaagaaagagcaaaaataACCCTCAACATCTTTTAAATGCtctttttacctataaaaaaaaaaaattctaagagAACAAAATACAGATAAACCAATAGCATTCTTCACTAAAAGCCCATGCCAATGCCCACGCCAGACAAAACCATTCTTTGTAAGAATTTTAGTTTATACCAAAGCCCAGGCCCATTAGTCCCCATAGGAGCATAATTGACAGTATCATGAAACTTCATTGAAAAATATAACCCCAGGATTAAATTCTGTATGTTTAGTTCAGTGCTAAATGCAGAAATTGTATAAACCTGAGACAtactgaaaaacaaatagttaTGTTTTACCATATTAAGCCAAAGTATGTAAGTGGCGTTTTTCTTGCTTGAATGCAGGTATATATAGATGCTTAGTTGCTTTTTTTTCTCAAAGATTTGCAGTATCGGGATCAACAAAGCTTCCTACTCGTGTAATAAATTGATGTGTCAGGACTACCATGTGCTAAATTTTTTAAGTTGATCTGTGAAGAATCATCATATGCAGTTAGCaatccaaacaaagaaaaaatgcatCGATGAGGTTCAAATCAGTGCACCTGGTTGAAAGCTTCACCGGGTTTGCAATCGACAGCCATGTCCATACGAGCAACAAAAAAATGCTGATGAACCGGTGCATATAAACCTGGTGCTATCATTGTACCATACTTTCGGAATTCTCCAGACTGCAATGCTCCTAAGCTGAGAATTCCTGTAAGTTTAACTTCAGCTTCAATTTTTCCATCCTgtaaaagaatataatttaCAACTTAGGGAGACCTGAAAATCACTTTACGCAGAAGAAAACAATAATATGAACAGATGCAAGTAGCTTCTACAGAGGCCAATAGAAGATTTGGCATATGAAAACCTTGAAATTGTTGTCCAAATGGAAGTAAAGTCAACATTGAGCATGTCTCACATTATACATCTGCAAGCTAATCTCTGAATACATTTAAGTATCATAGGTATTAGAATCCTGGTCTAATTTCACCCATACAAAATTTCTTCCAGTTCAAAAGTGGCATACAATTGGCGCTTATAGAAACTAAAACATACTAGTTTTTGCATTCAAACAATGTGGTCTTCAACTTACCTGATAAAAGTGCCAGAAGAATCCATACTCGTAATTTGCCACAGTACATATAAAAGACACCGATAGCCGTCTAGACCTTCGAACTTCTGCTAAGCCTGTTCTCCAATCTTGATGCTTCCATAGAATTCCATGGTCCTCTTCATGCAAACATACACAATTTTCAATCGTTTCAACACCTCCAGTGAAGTTGGTAAAGTGGGcatcaaagtatttgatataTCCCAAACAATCACATCCCTGTGAATCATAGTATTGTTTCATACCAATCAAGTTACACTAGAGGAAAAGTAAAATTTCACAGAAAATAAATATGCAATAAGTAACAACTATAAACCTTCTTAAGAGAGTGTGCATTTTTTCCAAGGCCATCTTCCCCTGCATCAAAGGCATTTTTTCTGTAATGCGGAGCATTGGGATCTCCATAAGGAACAACCATCTCCACAAAACTCAACCTGTGGGCCACAGGCCTTCGACCTCGACTACCATCAACGTATGCAACAGAATATATAACCAAGCCCTCTCTAGGAGTGAAACCAATGCGGAAGCTCCACTGCCAACGACAACAAAACATAGGAACTTTACTTGAGTTTCTGAACTTAGAACAGCAAAAGTtatattttccaacaaaaattttatatcataaTCTGGAAAAACAGCACCTGCCTTCTGCCATTCTACAAAGTAGCCATTAACACGAAAGCTTGGACCTTCAGGCTGGATAATTTGTAAAGGCTTTACATCACTTCGATCAACACCACCTCTGGTTTCACCAGCAGTATAGTTCCTCAGTGGATCAGCTGGAGGAAGGGGCACAAATTTACggtcttcaaactcaatcaccaCCATGTTTTGCATATCAACAAGTACATAGATGCCCTCAACTGGGCGTGCATATCCATTTTCCATAGGGCAGTCACTCTCAGTTCTACAGAATATAAGTGGTTTGGCAAGTCTTCGGCTGGGAGCATCGGCTTCACTGTGATAACCAACACACCTGCATACAGCACAGGTAAAAGCAAAGTCAACAATGGAGCATGCCTCTTATTTACACAGAAAATCTGCAGAAGCCAATggcttttaaaattaaattaccatGGATCAACCATCACAAGATCCATGTCTTCAATACCCCTCCTCTTCATTGCCTCTCTAAATGGGGCGAAGTCCTTCACAACAGCTTCGCATTCAGCATATTCCACAGCATCCTGGAtattattgataaaaataacattacatTGAGAATTTTGGCGGCAGTTTAGACACAATgtgaaaaaaaacacaacaaatTGGATTTCTTTTATCCTTTAATGTGGATTTGTCAGTTAGCATTGAGAAAGAGTAAATTTTTTAAGAGGCAACTCCTGCGCATAGGTTGACCCTGACAAAAACACTTTTGTAGTAGGCTAGGCTAGGCATGATAATATACGAAGAAGAACAGGATGTTATTTTACTGCAAATCAAAAAGATAAGATTCAAACTTTTACTAGGGGAAAGCATTCATGCTATTCATGAGTTTGGATTTTCTTGCTCTTATGCACATACCCTGGTGCATTGTAGCACAATATACAATCTAATATGCTCAGTCCCTAAATTAACATCAGCACCCTAATTGGTTCACAACTGACCTTAGAGAGGTGACACGTTCTatgtacctatcaaaaaaaaaaaaggtgacaCGTTCTATGCAATTATCAGAGTGAAATGTTTATATGGATCCAATCCATAAAGAAACTACTCGGCAAGGGCTTAAAGAAGCGACCAGCTCAAGCGATTTGAGAGAGCTCGACCTTTGTGACAAATTCAACAAGAAAGAATCCAGATAGAGCATTTTTGACCGAGAAGGacataaaaaaagttataacaaATCAAATTGACAAAAGACCTTTAAAACCACACTCCCTTTAGGGTAGAGtgccatctcatctcattacaaTACAAAAGAGAGTGAAGTGAATGCTATTTCCTAGTCTAAATTATACTTCCTCACAATTATCTGGGGACACAAGATCATAaataaaagaggaaaataaTTTGGACCAGGCTCATCCCTAACATAGCAAGTTAGTTTTGGATTGAAAGCTTTCAGCCCACTAGTCAAACAAGTTGGGTTAGAACAAGCATGAATGTATTACCTACTGCCCATGAAGTAACAACCAAACCGAATCATTGTTACCGCACTGCCCAAGAGGGAAAAAACCTCCTAATTACTTGACTCTCAACTGAAGCATGCAACAGCAAAATGATATGCAGAAGACTAGCAACATAGTCCTTTCACATTTAACTTGATTAAAACAGTATCCAAAGTTGTAATGACCAGAGGAAGGCAAAAACCCAACAATTGCAATGCTTTTTCTATGTCTGTTCCATGGAAATTTCAGTAAATTTTATGTTATCCAAACTTCATACTCTTACTATATGTTATTATCTTAGCCAACATGAACAAAAGATGCAGCTGCATAGTAGAACATCAAACATGGTAGGGAAAAAAAGACCATACCATTGGAGGCTGAACATCTGGAACAACTTGTGATGAAATTACTTTTCCCCTGTGATGCCCACCACGGGTTACAGCATGTACTTCTGATAACTCGACAATCCATACACTTGTctcatttgattttttgttaTAGACAATAAGTCTAGCTCGCCTTGGAGGGAGCTTGGTAGGAATTACGGGCCCACCTTTGGTTTTTGGAACCAAAG
This window harbors:
- the LOC122290215 gene encoding copper methylamine oxidase-like, with the protein product MASASQKATRSTSCFLNGCSASSSPSSSSSSISREHTASAPAAPVSASASANAALDWSVASTDRRDDQLGKKVAMASMIRAVDSLPEPSANASSKVIPTMLRAQTSHPLDPLSATEISVAVATVRAAGATPEVRDSMRFIEVVLFEPNKNVVALADAYFFPPFLPSLVPKTKGGPVIPTKLPPRRARLIVYNKKSNETSVWIVELSEVHAVTRGGHHRGKVISSQVVPDVQPPMDAVEYAECEAVVKDFAPFREAMKRRGIEDMDLVMVDPWCVGYHSEADAPSRRLAKPLIFCRTESDCPMENGYARPVEGIYVLVDMQNMVVIEFEDRKFVPLPPADPLRNYTAGETRGGVDRSDVKPLQIIQPEGPSFRVNGYFVEWQKWSFRIGFTPREGLVIYSVAYVDGSRGRRPVAHRLSFVEMVVPYGDPNAPHYRKNAFDAGEDGLGKNAHSLKKGCDCLGYIKYFDAHFTNFTGGVETIENCVCLHEEDHGILWKHQDWRTGLAEVRRSRRLSVSFICTVANYEYGFFWHFYQDGKIEAEVKLTGILSLGALQSGEFRKYGTMIAPGLYAPVHQHFFVARMDMAVDCKPGEAFNQVVEVNVKVEEPGENNVHNNAFYAEERLLKSEMEAMRDCDPYTARHWIVRNTRTVNRTGQLTGYKLVPGSNCLPLAGSEAKFLRRAAFLKHNLWVTQYAHDEMFPGGEFPNQNPRVDEGLATWVKQNRSLEETDIVLWYVFGVTHVPRLEDWPVMPVERIGFMLTPHGFFNCSPAVDVPPNACELDAKDNEVKENEVAKPIQPALLAKM